From the genome of Phaeodactylum tricornutum CCAP 1055/1 chromosome 13, whole genome shotgun sequence, one region includes:
- a CDS encoding predicted protein, giving the protein MKYGAAFASVALYTCTFTVAAAFSRISLVRRQQQITSNVSPRNLRAWSLSLIKESELLEKIREGVSEAGFEEAWKGSVDEITSFVGIDVEHAEMCLAQALEWKAWAMAPSPTFRKYIKTKEPIVRELKDNLSWMVGKPLQLEIELLKQGILQFPGVYLVDSQVSFEKAISCAPIEYKSIECFRNQLAADLSILKNTYNCDTAEEGCAGNCGSCWVTYGNKKL; this is encoded by the coding sequence ATGAAGTATGGGGCCGCGTTTGCATCGGTGGCCCTTTATACGTGTACATTTACCGTCGCTGCTGCCTTTTCTCGGATTTCCCTCGTTCGACGTCAACAGCAAATCACTAGCAACGTTTCACCAAGAAATCTGAGAGCATGGAGTCTTTCCTTAATAAAAGAATCCGAACTCTTGGAAAAAATACGTGAAGGAGTGTCAGAAGCTGGTTTCGAAGAAGCTTGGAAGGGCTCCGTTGATGAAATCACCAGTTTTGTTGGCATCGACGTCGAACATGCCGAAATGTGTTTAGCACAAGCTTTGGAATGGAAAGCTTGGGCAATGGCACCGTCACCAACGTTTCGTAAATACATAAAGACAAAAGAGCCCATCGTACGAGAGCTAAAAGATAATCTTTCCTGGATGGTTGGAAAACCTCTACAGCTTGAGATTGAGCTCTTAAAACAAGGAATTCTGCAGTTTCCAGGAGTGTATTTGGTGGATTCACAGGTATCGTTTGAAAAGGCTATATCATGCGCACCCATAGAGTACAAGTCTATCGAGTGTTTTCGGAATCAACTTGCGGCAGATCTCTCAATTCTCAAGAATACATACAACTGCGATACAGCTGAAGAAGGCTGCGCAGGCAACTGCGGGAGCTGTTGGGTAACCTATGGAAACAAGAAACTGTAG
- a CDS encoding predicted protein, with translation MVAKAMPKLRMDGSPLKRPRSIDLPKIDVNEAIAHLQRALTTKQRLMALHHVQNLIEGDPTAISWMVDSGLIRILQLQLSYALQRHGSTSQELGTLCQVFDLALRTSPAGSLESALDKEAGRSLVNLVADAFPWGFHHVIVSILHTISQTSSGAFLILHCSKAMHCVTELFRCCRASSTSKEAVFEALGLLKNLTYFSEESRNILLDLPGIVGSLANVAVFVDQKGHERLSAIWRNLSVSMETRRRLAQDPDVLNGLLELADCTCSYALRNLLNTTISLSMDPESCVILVLHGDGIFVNVLRRLLVTETDALIRKRAARVIKLWASNDFVGPILVKDRALMDVLSQQALQDQNVDVRHEAADAFCRCSQRIQSPMPQHQLVLDAIMFLAEQSRLPAEVLARTLKAQALHPRNRIPMAERNSLLSALARIAQQEGVPNSAREDACCALAYLSDEAANLPKLSTAGIVEAVTYSRESSQASYTYKSSSGSDTICGYFNRRPTQV, from the exons ATGGTGGCCAAGGCCATGCCCAAGTTACGTATGGACGGCTCTCCTTTAAAACGGCCACGATCCATTGATTTACCAAAGATCGATGTAAATGAAGCGATTGCACATCTGCAAAGGGCCTTGACGACAAAGCAACGCCTGATGGCCTTGCATCACGTTCAAAATCTGATCGAGGGCGATCCGACGGCAATTTCTTGGATGGTAGATTCTGGTCTGATACGCATTCTGCAACTGCAGCTTAGTTATGCTCTTCAACGGCATGGATCAACAAGTCAAGAGCTCGGAACACTTTGTCAAGTTTTTGATCTTGCGCTCCGGACTTCGCCCGCTGGTTCGCTGGAGAGTGCTCTCGACAAAGAAGCAGGGCGATCCCTGGTAAACCTTGTTGCCGATGCTTTCCCATGGGGATTCCACCATGTCATCGTGTCAATTTTGCACACTATTTCGCAAACGAGCTCTGGAGCTTTTCTGATCCTTCACTGCAGCAAAGCAATGCATTGTGTTACTGAACTTTTCCGATGCTGTCGTGCGTCATCCACCAGCAAAGAAGCTGTCTTCGAGGCCCTGGGATTGCTTAAGAACCTAACCTACTTTTCGGAAGAATCACGTAATATATTGCTTGACTTACCAGGAATCGTCGGGTCACTAGCGAACGTGGCTGTATTTGTTGATCAAAAGGGTCACGAGAGATTGTCAGCTATCTGGCGCAACCTCTCCGTATCAATGGAGACACGACGGCGTTTGGCGCAGGATCCTGATGTATTAAACGGCCTTCTAGAGCTGGCTGATTGTACCTGCTCTTACGCCCTACGAAATTTGCTAAACACAACAATCAGTCTTTCAATGGACCCAGAATCATGCGTGATACTTGTGTTGCACGGAGACGGAATCTTTGTAAACGTCTTGCGGAGACTGCTAGTCACCGAGACAGATGCGCTCATTCGAAAGCGTGCAGCACGCGTCATTAAGCTTTGGGCTTCAAACGATTTTGTCGGTCCAATACTAGTCAAAGACAGAGCGTTGATGGACGTTCTGTCTCAGCAGGCTTTGCAAGACCAAAACGTAGATGTTCGCCACGAAGCAGCTGACGCATTCTGCCGGTGTTCTCAAAGAATCCAGTCACCAATGCCTCAGCACCAACTGGTGCTAGATGCGATCATGTTTCTGGCAGAGCAGTCAAGATTACCCGCTGAAGTGCTAGCACGAACTCTGAAAGCGCAAGCACTTCATCCCAGAAATCGCATTCCAATGGCTGAGCGCAATTCGCTACTTTCTGCACTAGCTCGCATTGCTCAGCAAGAAGGTGTCCCCAATTCAGCTCGCGAAGATGCATGCTGTGCTTTGGCTTATCTGTCAGACGAAGCCGCCAACCTGCCAAAGCTATCAACCGCTGGTATCGTTGAAGCAGTCACG TACAGCAGAGAATCTTCCCAAGCTAGCTACACATACAAATCTTCTTCAGGCTCTGATACAATTTGCGGCTACTTCAATAGAAGACCAACTCAAGTCTAA
- a CDS encoding predicted protein produces MTRDEKALDRVKFLTYNALLLFCHKPNGNLASSRHLLVEWHQQLYQVAQKAVSWTTRQSDANFMNGKPWNIEVRVAPALYHRYKDRCGEWKITSSFGLSRSIRSPKQFAQLICSEIEDGMDCRVSESGFLCITTRDRIEQLRASGKLPCPKCIQWCKGEKGLWWHSQQQHGVGHHDAMDAAVMVQNVNAIVVYGDSTSDLDLLIRPKKIGIQTPNTASLDEDPFRLAQHGDLESLQKLVEHGFDPIHTADSRGANVLLWAAGGGHLDMLRYLIETCGCDPAWKQKAKRSFGGRTALHWAARKGHVEVCRYLVNSCNVDLEAITTDGTTAFSWASWQAHRCVMQFLHSSGCNVTSSNTFGCNAALWAAQGAADSAVMEWLDRIGCSVFQFCTKQRSVVEKMCQNGL; encoded by the exons ATGACACGAGACGAAAAGGCGTTAGACCGAGTAAAGTTTCTTACCTACAATGCTCTACTTCTCTTCTGCCATAAGCCAAACGGCAATCTGGCCTCATCTCGTCACCTTCTGGTGGAGTGGCACCAGCAGCTGTATCAGGTCGCACAGAAAGCCGTCTCATGGACGACAAGGCAGTCAGATGCTAATTTCATGAATGGAAAGCCTTGGAATATTGAGGTGCGCGTTGCTCCGGCTCTGTATCATCGGTACAAAGACAGGTGCGGCGAATGGAAAATAACTTCGAGTTTTGGCTTGTCACGATCGATTCGTTCGCCTAAACAATTTGCACAATTAATTTGCTCCGAAATTGAGGACGGAATGGATTGCCGGGTTTCAGAATCGGGTTTTCTCTGTATCACAACTCGAGATCGAATCGAGCAGCTGCGTGCGTCAGGAAAGCTACCATGTCCAAAGTGTATACAGTGGTGCAAGGGCGAAAAGGGTCTGTGGTGGCATAGTCAGCAGCAGCACGGCGTAGGTCATCATGATGCCATGGATGCTGCTGTTATGGTTCAAAACGTCAACGCAATAGTCGTCTATGGGGACAGTACGAGTGACCTAGATTTGTTGATTCGGCCGAAGAAAATCGGAATACAGACTCCGAATACAGCAAGTTTGGATGAGGATCCTTTTCGACTGGCTCAACATGGAGATCTTGAGTCCCTTCAAAAATTAGTAGAGCATGGCTTCGACCCGATTCACACGGCAGATTCTCGCGGTGCCAATGTCTTGCTTTGGGCAGCCGGTGGTGGTCACTTGGACATGCTGCGCTATCTGATTGAAACCTGTGGTTGTGATCCTGCATGGAAACAGAAGGCAAAGCGCTCCTTTGGTGGACGTACGGCGCTTCATTGGGCTGCTCGGAAAGGGCATGTCGAAGTTTGTCGCTATCTCGTGAACTCCTGTAACGTAGACTTGGAAGCTATCACCACAGACGGAACAACGGCTTTCAGTTGGGCATCGTGGCAAGCTCACCGATGCGTGATGCAAtttctgcattcatctggCTGTAACGTGACGAGCTCGAATACATTTGGCTGTAACGCTGCGCTCTGGGCGGCTCAAGGTGCGGCTGACTCCGCTGTAATGGAGTGGCTGGATCGAATTGGTTGCTCAGTGTTTCAA TTTTGCACAAAGCAGCGCAGCGTGGTAGAGAAGATGTGTCAAAATGGTTTGTAG
- a CDS encoding predicted protein: MDVRFSGRSRAVLLLASALCCAVGAFLPATPLPSCGRISHLKYSDQTEYQEVNDSTKEVLLQLVQSTPPNAPTPAYMTNEILRVVRQLEEECPTPDDEVLSELAGNWELIWTTQDKTRPEAKRSLGRSWINPLENQSYSNNPEGRSNPFLPRPIQHRLEKLGLVTNAAVVQSTQAVDLKKQKVSNVVAFGLARVRQRASLTVKVAFRPSTIDVRRIDVKFESCRIKLPGTPIDTTIPLGLAGPIGWLQTNYIDENLRITRGHKGSVFVLKRPRRATV, encoded by the coding sequence ATGGACGTCCGTTTCAGTGGAAGATCTCGAGCTGTCCTTCTGTTGGCGTCTGCTCTTTGTTGCGCCGTCGGCGCCTTTCTACCCGCAACTCCTCTTCCATCATGTGGTCGCATTTCGCATCTTAAATACAGTGACCAAACGGAATATCAGGAGGTAAATGATTCTACAAAAGAAGTCCTGTTACAGCTGGTGCAGAGTACTCCGCCAAATGCACCCACCCCTGCCTACATGACAAATGAGATTCTCCGCGTAGTACGACAACTCGAGGAAGAATGCCCTACTCCAGATGACGAAGTCTTGTCCGAGCTTGCTGGTAATTGGGAACTCATTTGGACTACCCAAGATAAAACACGACCCGAAGCAAAGCGTTCTCTAGGCCGTTCTTGGATCAATCCTCTCGAAAACCAGTCCTATAGCAACAATCCGGAGGGAAGATCCAATCCTTTCTTGCCTCGTCCTATCCAACATCGCTTGGAAAAGTTAGGTCTCGTTACTAATGCTGCTGTCGTACAGAGTACGCAAGCGGTGGATCTTAAGAAGCAAAAGGTCAGCAACGTCGTGGCCTTCGGTCTAGCCCGGGTGCGCCAACGCGCTTCCTTGACCGTCAAAGTTGCTTTCCGTCCGAGCACCATTGATGTTCGTCGTATCGACGTCAAATTTGAATCTTGCCGTATCAAGCTCCCCGGCACTCCAATTGACACTACTATTCCACTGGGTCTTGCTGGACCCATCGGATGGCTCCAAACAAACTATATTGATGAGAATCTTAGGATTACAAGGGGTCATAAAGGATCCGTGTTTGTCCTGAAACGCCCCCGCCGAGCGACGGTGTAG
- a CDS encoding predicted protein, whose amino-acid sequence MKSNHVIRALTLVCIVISIFSIDAADQDPGCSGVDMETCANAEDGGDDGTGLANEPEVTKEVECVAGTEECASPEAIASMEGSAGSDEGNPQHAAVSENPASPAGDNTASAEKPESLGAGDPNCPDRDHLMRCAGKHLDHNKNGKLDRDELQGAIDSLPGRYARGILQILGSVDKMMTKCDVDGDDAISIDYDMHHNRESCLASCFKRRAFKGAFFPDCDL is encoded by the exons ATGAAATCTAATCATGTCATTCGGGCGTTAACACTGGTATGCATTGTCATTTCTATTTTTTCAATCGATGCGGCTGACCAGGATCCTGGATGTAGTGGGGTTGACATGGAAACTTGCGCCAATGCAGAAGACGGCGGAGACGACGGTACCGGCTTGGCGAACGAACCGGAAGTCACGAAAGAAGTAGAGTGTGTTGCCGGGACGGAGGAATGCGCGAGTCCCGAAGCAATCGCATCAATGGAAGGATCCGCGGGCTCGGACGAGGGTAACCCACAACATGCTGCCGTTTCGGAGAACCCCGCCAGTCCCGCGGGCGATAACACTGCATCGGCGGAGAAGCCAGAGAGCTTAGGTGCGGGTGATCCAAACTGTCCCGACCGTGACCACTTGATGCGATGCGCTGGAAAACATCTTGATCATAACAAAAACGGTAAATTGGATAGAGATGAGCTTCAAGGAGCCATCGATTCTCTGCCCGGTAG GTATGCTCGAGGAATCTTACAGATTCTCGGAAGCGTCGATAAGATGATGACCAAGTGCGATGTTGACGGTGATGATGCCATCTCGATCGATTACGACATGCATCACAACAGAGAGTCCTGTCTAGCAAGCTGCTTCAAACGCCGCGCATTCAAAGGAGCGTTCTTCCCAGATTGCGATTTGTAA
- a CDS encoding predicted protein, with protein MESLVRCPQHNGTTNSDTPEQEDCHSASSGSLVELRSKRFLRNSTDDADCRALTATVSASLSGKSAARTSSQSSDQAGVQSLPNTAISASESEPLLMGFHSFDALDSIDLPAYVDEHNATLSFPEKLMLMLMHIEQEYAKSGKRESDAPIGWVLDGRAFGIYNKDGLVSAWLPMFFRQAKYSSFTRKLYRWGFRQVTIDGDAETVSTSIKYFGNENFQRQRKALLSNMRSVTAAGTRREEAAQSIVDRGSKKTIEPAEDATRTAPVSSIVESTGLDAASSNHTCLPVGLQNPFAISYTEAFQIPTLHAAIQAFSQSNRLPLPSEIAISPDISFQANQALAAGILGSLSPQVNQPQPWMIQHALSIAQALVAQHMAQRQLFHLPQDTATNQYLLNLSRITANVTSAGQQMVPVSQAPLTSISPAPANSLLSQLPAESSPQQMTETDSSGPLLRYF; from the exons AtggaaagcctcgtaaggTGTCCACAGCACAACGGGACAACAAATAGCGACACTCCGGAGCAGGAAGACTGTCACTCTGCCAGCTCAGGTTCTTTAGTTGAGCTGCGTAGCAAACGCTTTTTGCGGAACTCTACGGACGATGCGGATTGCAGAGCCCTCACCGCCACTGTATCAGCAAGTCTTTCGGGAAAGAGCGCTGCCCGGACATCTAGCCAGTCGTCAGACCAAGCCGGGGTGCAGTCACTACCAAATACCGCCATTAGCGCCTCGGAGAGTGAGCCGCTCTTGATGGGCTTCCATTCTTTCGATGCCCTTGATTCGATCGATCTTCCGGCCTATGTCGACGAACACAATGCGACTCTTTCGTTCCCAGAGAAG CTGATGTTGATGTTGATGCATATTGAGCAGGAATACGCAAAGTCTGGGAAACGAGAAAGTGATGCGCCTATCGGCTGGGTACTCGATGGTcgagcttttggaatttACAATAAAGATGGCCTTGTCAGTGCGTGGCTTCCAATGTTTTTTCGACAGGCAAAGTACTCAAGCTTCACCAGAAAACTTTACCGATGGGGATTTCGTCAGGTGACGATTGATGGGGATGCTGAAACAGTCAGCACAAGCATAAAGTACTTTGGAAACGAAAATTTTCAGCGACAAAGGAAGGCTTTGTTGTCCAATATGCGAAGTGTGACAGCTGCTGGGACACGGCGCGAAGAAGCTGCACAATCGATCGTCGACAGGGGTTCCAAGAAGACAATCGAGCCGGCAGAAGATGCTACAAGAACAGCTCCGGTATCATCAATCGTAGAATCTACAGGCCTAGATGCAGCCTCTAGTAACCACACCTGCCTCCCGGTTGGACTGCAGAACCCTTTCGCGATATCATATACGGAAGCTTTTCAGATTCCAACGCTTCATGCTGCAATTCAGGCATTCAGTCAATCAAATCGTTTACCACTTCCAAGCGAAATAGCGATCTCTCCGGACATTTCCTTTCAGGCGAATCAAGCCCTTGCCGCTGGAATTTTGGGCTCGTTGTCGCCTCAAGTCAACCAACCACAGCCGTGGATGATCCAACACGCCCTGTCAATCGCTCAAGCGTTAGTTGCGCAGCATATGGCTCAACGACAACTCTTCCATCTACCCCAAGATACAGCCACAAACCAATACCTCTTGAATCTTTCACGCATAACTGCAAATGTCACTTCAGCCGGGCAACAAATGGTCCCAGTATCGCAAGCGCCTCTTACATCAATTAGCCCAGCTCCAGCCAACTCTTTGCTATCGCAGCTACCGGCTGAATCGTCTCCACAACAAATGACTGAGACCGATAGCTCAGGGCCCTTGTTGAGGTATTTCTGA